Genomic DNA from Pseudanabaena sp. ABRG5-3:
AAGGTGCCTTGGGCGTACTTTCCTTTGTTGTACCTTATAGCTACTCTAGTGGGCGCAATTTCCTTGTTGCTGGTGGCGGCGATGGTGCAACTCAGTATGATTTGGAAATGTCTTACTACTACCCCATCAGTAAAAATATTGCGATCGTCCCTGCGTTCTATGCAATTTTTAATCCCAATAGTTTTTCCACTAACCCCACTGTATTTGTAGGCAATCTCCGTACTCAGTTTAGTTTCTAATAAATAACTGATGTTATACCAATTCTAAAAATGGCTACGCCATTTTTAGAATTGGTATAACCTTACTGGGGTTGGTTTTTAATTCCCAGAAGTGTAGTCACACTTCTGGGAATTGATATTACGTGGATGGAACTATCATTCCCTATGCCTCAGGCGATCTCGTATACAGTAGGAGCGGGTTTAGTTGATAATTCTGGGCTAAAGCAATATCTATAGGCAAAACCCGCCCCTACTTTAGAAACTTCCACGTAACATCAGTAAGTAACGCAAGTAGAGTTTGCGATGCAAACCCTTTCCAAATCTAAAACCTGTGGCTCTTGAGACAGAGGTTTTAGAAAGAATAAAAGCCTCGCAATGCGAGGCTTTTATTCTTTCTAATGTCATCAAATGATGACTGCATGTTTGAATCAAACTAAATGTAGTTTATAATACAAACACAAATAAATATTTATGGGTTGAAAAAGAGTTATGAAAACTCCTCGTGAAAATCAGAGACAACAAAGAAATAGCGACTATCGCGATCGCCAAAGATTTGAAGACGAGATGGTAGGTAATGAACCCAAGGATCATCTGCATCAAAACTATCGCCATTGGGCATGGTTGCCTAAGCCAAGGTAAAAAAAGCCGCGCTTAGCGCGGCTTTTTTTACCTTTATCTTGCCCAATAGATCACTTTCTTTTCTATGGCGACAAATAGGGCGTAGAGCATAACACCCAAAATCGCAAGGGCAATCAATGCAGCAAAGGCAAGTGGCACATTAAAATCCGATGCTGCCTGTACGATCAGATAACCTAAACCTGCATTCGAGGCGATCGACTCAGCAATTACAGCTCCGATGAAGGAAAAAGAAACTGCAATTTTAAGAGAGGCAAATACATAGGGTAATGTATGCGGCCAGCCTACTTTTTGAAAAATTTCAAAATCCGATGCGCCTAAGGCATGTAAAACATCCTTCATCTCAGGCTCAATTGTTTCTAGTCCTAAGGCAACATTAACCGCGATCGGGAAAAATGCTAACAAAAAGGCAGTAACGATCGCAGGAATCGCATTAGCTCCAAACCACACGGCAAGTAATGGTACTAAGGCTGACTTGGGAATTGTATTGAAGGCAACTAGTAATGGATAGAAGGTTAGATAGATTAACTTGGAATAACCAATCAAAAAACCTAAAATCACCCCAACTAAACTGGCAAGTACAAAACCTGCAAAGGTAGTCCAGATCGTTCGGAGTGAGTTTTCCGCCAGTTGCGGAGCAAATTTAATTGATGCCTCTAATATTTTAGAAGGGGCAGGTAAATTAAAAGGTTGAATTTTCAATGCCCATACGGCAATTTCCCACAGAATAAATAGCAAAATCGCGGCAATCGTCGGCATGACAATTGTTGCAGTTTTCGTATTCAGAAAAGCATCAAAATCAAACTTTTTAGGCGATCGCCTTGGATTGTCTATAGTTCCTTGCATATACTCTCCTCATGCTCAAAATGTAAATAGGTAGTCTTAGGTAATGATGGGCGGCGCGAAGCGCCGCCCATCATTACCTAAGACTACCTGCAAATCAAGAGAGAAGAAGCTTTGCTTCTTCTCTCTTAGATGTTTTAGTTCTTATGAATATGGCGACGTAATTCGGCGGCGAGATGAGCAAATTCGTCACTGAGACACATTTCTAAAGTACGTGGACGAGGTAGATCAATCTTCAACTTGAAGGCAATCTCACTAGGACGAGGACTCATCACATAGACAGTGTCTGAGAGAAACACAGCCTCACGTAAATCATGGGTAATCAAAATACCCACACACTTAGCTTCCATCCACAAATTTTGGAGCATCACCCACATTTCTTCACGGGTGAAGGCATCTAGCGCTCCAAAGGGTTCATCTAACAATAGAATCTCAGGCTGATGAATCAAAGCACGACAAAGAGAAGCTCTCTGGCGCATTCCCCCTGATAATTGCCAAGGAAATTGCTGCTGAAAATCCTTTAAGCCCACAGCCTGCAATAGTTTCTGAGCCATTTCCACATAGCGAGCATGATTAACTTTAAAGTCACGCTTGTAGGGATGAACTACTTCTAAGGGCAGTAAAACATTATCAATAGTGCGTCGCCAAGGGAGCAGCACAGGGTTTTGGAAAGCAATACCTACATTTTTAAGAGGCTTGGTAACAGCTTGACCATGACAGCGCAACTCACCAATTTTAGTTGGACTCAAGCCCGAAACCATTCGTAAAATTGAGGTTTTACCACATCCACTGGGACCGACAAAGGAGACAAATTCACCCGCTTTGATGTCGAGAGAGATTTCCTGAATAATCCGACGTATTGATTCACCAAAGGGATATTCCAACCCAATATGGTCAAATTCTAGCAAGGGCATAGAAGAAGACTGAGTTGCAGAGTCTGGAGAGGTTAGAGGCTGTACCATTTTATAATGCCGATAGTGAGATTAAAGTAATGGTTTGCGATCGCTAGCTGGAGGAACCATTCGTTGTTCTTTCGCGGGTAAAAACTTATCAGTGAAAATATCATTTGCAGTCACAGGCTTCAGCTTAAAGCCTTCCACAGTCTGCGTAATACTCTTCTCTAGGCGTTTCATGTCAACACCGCCAAAGCCCGCCGCTTCAACTTCTGGAGTGACATACATCCGTTCGATCGCCAATTTCAGACGTAGTTTTTCCGCATCTCGATCCATTAACTTACTTTGATCGGTCGAAACCACTAAATCTAAAGCTGCTGTAGGATCTTTGACCACTTCCTGCATTCCTCGGAAATAGGCCTTAAGGAATGACTTAATCGCTTCAGGATTTTTAGTCATAAAATCTTGCTTGACTAAGATGCCATTGCCGTAGAAATCTAGTCCAAACTCATCATAGAAAAAGATTTGGATGTCATCCATAGTCTTACCACCCTTGATCAGCGATGGAACAACGGAAGTATAGAAGCCACTAACTGCATCAACCTTTCCCTGTAATAAAAAAGTCTCTCGCAACTTTGGTTCCATCGTGTCCCAAGTCACAGAATCAGGAGCTATCTTTACCTCCTTGGCAAAAAGTGGAAAGAGTTTACGAGGTCCATCACCTGCGGGCGCACCTAGCTTCTTACCCACTAATTCCGCAGGGGTCTTAATTCCATTTGCCTTAAATGTAACAATGGAAAAAGGTGCTTTGTTTTGATACATGGCAACAGCAACAATCTTATCGTTAGGATTCTTGTCGTTGAATTCCATCGCGTTATAGATATCACTGAACGCCATGTCATATTTACCAGTACCGAGCTTACTAATAGTATCAGCGTTGCCAAAACCGCGCTCGTAACTAACATTTAAGCCTTCTTCAGCGAAGTATCCCTTCTCAATCGCCCAAATTAGTGGCGCATCAAGACTTTGTTTTAAAAAGGGAAGCTGCACACGAATGTCTTGCTTGGCTTTTTTGTCAGGAGTACCTGATTGGGAGCTTACCGTGGTTGTGGCAGGCTTGTCGCTAGAGCCTGTACTTGTCGGTGGTGCAGAGTTACAAGCAGCAAGTACAGTTGTGGAAACGGCAAAAAGAAAAATTCTGTGTAACTGTTTCTTGAAAATATGACCCATTATTGCTCTGGAAAGTTAAATATGTATACTGTATACAAAACTAATCTTCATTTAAGTTTAGTAAACAGAAAGTTTCTGTATACATCAATACATAGCGATTTGGTAATACTCAAGAGGCTCTGTTGTGCCGTCTGCTACGCGGACGGCACAACAAATTTACAGCATGGTAAGGGATAGTTTATTAGTTCGTTCTATCAAAACAGGTAGATCAACGGTAGTTAAGTTCCCTCGCTCAACCACCATCTGACCATTGATAAAACTATAGTCCACATGACTAACAGGACAGAAGATCAAGGCTGCCACTAAGTCTCGATGTGCGCCTGCGAACTCTGGACGATCAACATTAATGGCAATGAAATCCGCCGCCATATTGGGAGCGATCGCGCCAATATCATCTCTCCCCAATACCTTTGCACCACCTAGAGTCGCAACTTCGAGAATATCTCTTGCTGTCATCGACTGAGCATCACAACTGCCAACCCTCGCCAATAGAAAAGCAGTTCTAGCTTCCTGCATCAGATTCCCAATGTCATTAGAAGCAGAGCCATCAACTCCCAGCCCCACAGGCACACCATGATTAAGCATTTTGCGAATCGGCGCAATCCCACTAGCAAGACGCATATTGCTACAAGGACAATGCGCCACGCCAGTACCAGTACGCCCGAATTTGGCGATCGCCCGATCACTCAACTTCACACAATGGGCATGCCAAACATCATCACCAACCCAACCAACGGATTCTGCATAATCATCGGGAGTCATACCAAACTTCGCTAAGCTGTAATCAACATCGGATTGGTTTTCAGCAAGATGGGTATGCAGCCGCACACTGGTATAGGATCGCGCCATAGCTGCGGATTCGCGCATGAGATCAGTGGAAACCGAAAATGGCGAACAGGGCGCTAAGGTCATTCGCAGCATCGCGTAACGTTCAGGGTCATGATACTGCTCAATCAATCGTTGCGAATCTTTGAGAATATCTGTTTCCTTCTCTACTAACGCATCGGGAGGTAAACCGCCCAGACTCTCACCCACGCTCATACTGCCACGACTAGCATGAAAGCGCATTCCCATATCTTTCATAGCAGCAATTTCATCATCCAAGGTGCAATCGTTAGGATAGATATAGAGATGATCGCTAGCAGTCGTACAACCAGAGAGCATCAGTTCGGCGGCGGCCATCTGAGCGCTCACATAAACACCTTCAGCCGTGAGATTTGCCCAAATTGGATAGAGTGTTTTCAGCCAATTGAAGAGATCACAATTTTGAGCAGCAGGCACAACTTTCGTTAGGGTTTGATAGAAATGATGGTGGGTATTGACTAACCCCGGCAAGACCATATGCCGCCCTTGTAAATCAAGCACTTGATCTGCTGCTTGAGGTAAATCATGGGTCAGCCCAACCTGTTCAATTACCTGATCTCGTACAAAAATTGCAGCATTATGCAACTCACGGCGATCGCGATCCATCGTCACTAAGGTATGAATATTTTTGACGAGAACTGTACTCATAGGGATTTACCTTCAATTTATGGATAGCAATGATCGATCGCTAAAAGCGTATGCAACAAAACATTTGCCCCTTGAGCGCATTGCTCAGGAGAAGTATATTCATCTTGGGAATGGCTGATCCCTTCACGACTTGGCACAAAGATCATCCCCATATCGGTAAAACGCCCGATCTCTTGGGCATCATGTCCCGCCCGACTAGGTAAATGGGTATAACTGAGC
This window encodes:
- a CDS encoding ABC transporter permease, giving the protein MQGTIDNPRRSPKKFDFDAFLNTKTATIVMPTIAAILLFILWEIAVWALKIQPFNLPAPSKILEASIKFAPQLAENSLRTIWTTFAGFVLASLVGVILGFLIGYSKLIYLTFYPLLVAFNTIPKSALVPLLAVWFGANAIPAIVTAFLLAFFPIAVNVALGLETIEPEMKDVLHALGASDFEIFQKVGWPHTLPYVFASLKIAVSFSFIGAVIAESIASNAGLGYLIVQAASDFNVPLAFAALIALAILGVMLYALFVAIEKKVIYWAR
- a CDS encoding ABC transporter substrate-binding protein; amino-acid sequence: MGHIFKKQLHRIFLFAVSTTVLAACNSAPPTSTGSSDKPATTTVSSQSGTPDKKAKQDIRVQLPFLKQSLDAPLIWAIEKGYFAEEGLNVSYERGFGNADTISKLGTGKYDMAFSDIYNAMEFNDKNPNDKIVAVAMYQNKAPFSIVTFKANGIKTPAELVGKKLGAPAGDGPRKLFPLFAKEVKIAPDSVTWDTMEPKLRETFLLQGKVDAVSGFYTSVVPSLIKGGKTMDDIQIFFYDEFGLDFYGNGILVKQDFMTKNPEAIKSFLKAYFRGMQEVVKDPTAALDLVVSTDQSKLMDRDAEKLRLKLAIERMYVTPEVEAAGFGGVDMKRLEKSITQTVEGFKLKPVTANDIFTDKFLPAKEQRMVPPASDRKPLL
- a CDS encoding ABC transporter ATP-binding protein, translated to MVQPLTSPDSATQSSSMPLLEFDHIGLEYPFGESIRRIIQEISLDIKAGEFVSFVGPSGCGKTSILRMVSGLSPTKIGELRCHGQAVTKPLKNVGIAFQNPVLLPWRRTIDNVLLPLEVVHPYKRDFKVNHARYVEMAQKLLQAVGLKDFQQQFPWQLSGGMRQRASLCRALIHQPEILLLDEPFGALDAFTREEMWVMLQNLWMEAKCVGILITHDLREAVFLSDTVYVMSPRPSEIAFKLKIDLPRPRTLEMCLSDEFAHLAAELRRHIHKN
- a CDS encoding 8-oxoguanine deaminase; the encoded protein is MSTVLVKNIHTLVTMDRDRRELHNAAIFVRDQVIEQVGLTHDLPQAADQVLDLQGRHMVLPGLVNTHHHFYQTLTKVVPAAQNCDLFNWLKTLYPIWANLTAEGVYVSAQMAAAELMLSGCTTASDHLYIYPNDCTLDDEIAAMKDMGMRFHASRGSMSVGESLGGLPPDALVEKETDILKDSQRLIEQYHDPERYAMLRMTLAPCSPFSVSTDLMRESAAMARSYTSVRLHTHLAENQSDVDYSLAKFGMTPDDYAESVGWVGDDVWHAHCVKLSDRAIAKFGRTGTGVAHCPCSNMRLASGIAPIRKMLNHGVPVGLGVDGSASNDIGNLMQEARTAFLLARVGSCDAQSMTARDILEVATLGGAKVLGRDDIGAIAPNMAADFIAINVDRPEFAGAHRDLVAALIFCPVSHVDYSFINGQMVVERGNLTTVDLPVLIERTNKLSLTML